The genomic DNA TGTAGTGATCGTACAGGTGATTGAAGTCCATCGCCTGAAGGATCGTGTAGGTGAATTCCGTGAACGAAATCCCGGATTCAAGACGGGATGAGATCGTGTCTTTGGCAAGCATGTAGTTGATGCCGACATTCTTCCCGAAGTCTCGAAGGAAGGTCACGACATCCATGGACCCGATCCAATCATAGTTATTCACCATCACGGCTCCGTTTTCACCTTCGAAGTCGAAGATGCTTTCAAGCTGAACCTTGATGCTCGCTACATTTCCCTGGATCGCTTCAACGGTCTGCAGCTTCCGTTCTTCGCTTTTCCCGCTCGGATCCCCGATGAGGCCCGTTGCCCCACCGACAAGCACGAGGGGACGATGACCCGCATTCTGGAAGCGGCGCAGGGTCAGGAACGGCAGAAGATGACCGATATGCATGCTGTCTGCCGTCGGATCGATCCCGCAGTAGATCGAGATGCTTTCCTTCTCCAATTGTTTCTCCAGTCCTTCTGCATCCGTCTGCTGGTACGTGATGCCCCTCCAGTCCAAATCCTTCAATAATTCCATTTTTCCATTCCTCCTTATCGTTTAGCGCATAAAAAAAGCCCCTGCACAAATATGCAGGGACGCTGTTCGCGCGGTACCACCCAAATTAAGGACAAGCTGTCCTTCACTCTTTTGAAATAACGGCTCTTACCGTTTGCTGCTACTTGGGTTCACAACAAAAGCTCCGGGAGGTAATTCGTCTGCGTGCCGTGCCGATTTTCACCACCCATCGGCTCTCTGGCTGTTACGGAAAACACAAACTACTCGTTCCCATCATTGCCTAACATTTTTCATTCACTCTATATGGTTTTTATCATATTCCGCCCGAATAGTCAACGACTCCCCCTTCAGCCGTCAGACTTTTTTCCACTTTTTCCGACCGCATTCACCCTATTATGCTATAATGGGAATGTTCTGGAGGGGATGAATAAATGAACGAAAAATGGAAATTATTTCTCGACAAAATAGATCCTATACTGAAGCCTTTCCGAAGTCCGACATTCCAAAAGCGGACCCGGATTACATATGGAGTGCTGTGGAACCTGCTGCTGATCATCATGGTCACGGCCGTCCTCGGTTTTGCCTTCGCCGGTGGAGTCGGGGCCGGCTACTTTGCCTCCCTGGTCAAAGATGAGCCTCTGCGTCCCTATGAAGAAATGAAAGATGATATCTATAACTATGAAGAAACCTCCCAGCTCTACTTTGCCGATGATGTGTATCTCGGAAAGCTCCGCACCGACCTCGAGCGTGAAGAAGTGAAGCTGAAGGATGTATCGGTGGACTTGCAGCATGCCGTCATCGCAACGGAGGATGAGTACTTCGAAGAGCATGACGGAGTGGTACCGAAAGCCATCGTGCGGGCAGTCATGCAGGAATTCACCAATTCCTCCACCCAATCAGGCGGAAGCACACTCACCCAGCAGCTCATCAAAAACCAGATCCTCACGAATGAAGTGTCCTTCGAACGGAAGGCAAAAGAAATCCTCCTTGCCATGAGGCTGGAGCGATTCTTCGACAAAGAAGAGATCTTGGAGGCCTACCTCAATATGGCCACTCTTGGCCGGAATTCATCAGGTCAGAATATTGCCGGCGTCGAGACTGCTGCCGAGGGGATCTTCGGTGTGAAAGCAAAAGATCTTTCCCTTCCGCAAGCCGCCTTCATCGCAGGGCTTCCACAAGCGCCCTTCACCTACACGCCCTATACCAATCGGGGTGAGCTGAAGGAAGACCTGGAAGCTGGATTGAAGCGAAAAAACACCGTGCTGTTCCGGATGCATCGCGAAGGGTACATTACAAAGAAGCAATATGATGAAGCGGTCGCCTACGACTTGAAGAAGGATTTCATCAAGAAGAAAAAATCTCCACAGGAAAAGTATCCTTGGCTCATGGCCGAACTGGAAGAGCGCTCCATCGAGATCTTGACAGAAGTCCTTGCCGAAAAGGACGGCTATTCTAAAGAAGACCTGGAAAATAGCGATAAGCTGACGAAGGAATACAAAATCCAGGCTGACCGCAAGATCCGCTCCGGTGGATACAAGATCCACTCGACGATCAACAAAAAGATTTACGATCAGATGCAAAAAACGAAAGACGAGTACAATATGTACGGGATCACCAAAACAAAAACCGTGACCAATGAAGAGACCGGAAAAGAAGAAACCGTGGAAGAACCCGTTCAGGTCGGTGCCATCATGATCGAGAACAAGAGCGGACGGATCATCAGTTTCGTGGGTGGAAGGGACTTCAAACTGGAGCAGACCAACCACGCCACCCATTCCCATCGTTCCAACGGTTCGACGATGAAACCTCTCCTCTCTTACGCACCTGCCCTTGAATATGGAACGATTTCGCCAGGGACACCGATCCCTGATGTGGAATTCTCCGCTGCAAGCGGTAGCGGAGCAGCCTGGTCACCGAAGAACTACTCCTTCAATGAGAAGGGGCTGTATCCGGCACGCTACGCCCTTGCCGAATCCTTGAATATCTCGGCTGCACGGAATTACATCAATATCTATGACCGCGATCCGTTCAATCAATTCCTGATGAAAATGGGCTTCGATTCCCTTACAAAACGGGATAATAACCTTGCCCTTACCCTGGGAGCAGCTTCTCAGGGAGTAACGGTGGAAGAAAACGTCAATGCCTACACCACCTTCGCAAACGGTGGAAAGTTCGTTGATGCGTATATGATTGAGAAAATCGAGGATTCCGATGGAAAAACGGTTTATGAACATAAGTCGAAACCGGTCGACGTCTTCAGCCCTCAGACCGCCTATCTGACTTTGGATATGATGAGGGATACACTGGATTACAGCCTTGGGACAGGACGCTACGCCAAGCAGTTCCTGAATTTCTCCTCCGACTGGGCAGGAAAATCGGGCACAAGTCAGGATTACCATGATTCATGGTTCGTTGCATCCAATCCGAGCATCACATTCGGTACCTGGTTTGGATATGATCAGCCTTCTCCACTGAAGACACCTGATTCCGATGCCATCTATGGCCATTATGGACAGCGTACGATCCGCCTTTGGGCCCGACTGCTGAATGACACGAGGGACCTTGATCCGAAACTGATCGATCCCGATGAGTCATTCAAGGAACCGGACGGGATCGTAAGACGTTCGTACTGCTCGATCTCAGGCATGCTTCCTTCCGAGGCATGCAGCAAAGCCGGTCTGGTGAAGACCGATCTGTTCAATGCCAAATATGTGCCGACGAAGACCGATGACAGCCTCGTGATGAGCAAGTACGTCGTCGCAGGTGGCAAGAAGTATATGGCCTTACCGGAAACGCCTGACGAGTTCGCCGAACAGGGGGTCATCCTGAATCCCGACTTCGTCAAGAGGATCTTCGGCAAGGTACCAGGGGATGCCAGCAAGCTCATCCCAGACGGAGACGCACGCTTCAAGAACGTCCTCGTCGCCGAGAATAAACTGTCTGATGATGGTCAGGCCCCTGGAGGAGTAAAAGCCTCCGCAGGCGGCAGCTCCGTTTCCTGGACATCGTCCGGAAGCAGTGATGTGGTCGGCTACCGCGTATACAGTTCATCAGGTAAGAAGGTGGCAAGCGTCAAGTCCGGGGGCTCTTTATCGGCAAGCGTAGGAAATGGTTCTTACTACGTCGTTGCTGTGGATGTGGCAGGAAAAGAGTCCAAGCCATCCAACACGGTCCAGATCGGCAGTTCGAAGCCGAAGGCAAAACCGACGAACGCAAAACCGGAAGAGAAAAAGCCGGAAAAACCGGATGAACCGAAAAAGCCGGAGGAGACAGATGATGGTCAATCAGACGATTCCTCTGATCCGCCGGCTGAAGAAAAACCAGATCCCCCTGCCGAACCCGATAAGCCGGCAGAAGAATAAAGAAAGGCCCCCTCATCCGAGATGAGGGGGCCTTTCTTCGCTATCAATCTTCCATCGTACTCAGGTCACCAGTCGGGAGATCGAGCTCCCATGCTTTCAGGACGCGCCTCATGATCTTACCGCTCCTGGTCTTCGGAAGCTTATCCCGGAACTCGATTTCACGGGGTGCTGCGTGGGCAGCGAGTCCTTTTTTGACGAAGGTGCGGATTTCTTCCTTCAGCTCATCACTGATCTCATACCCGTCGCGGAGGGCGATGAACGCCTTGATGATTTCCCCGCGGACCGGATCGGGCTTCCCGATCACGCCGGCTTCTGCGACTGCCGGATGCTCAACGAGTTTGCTCTCCACTTCAAACGGACCGACGCGCTCACCCGACGTCATGATCACATCATCGACACGGCCCTGGAACCAGAAGTATCCTTCTTCATCCATGTAGGCGGAGTCCCCCGATACATACCAGTCACCCGGCATGAAGTAGGAATCATATTTCTGCGGGTTATTCCAGATCTGGCGCATCATGGACGGCCAGCCTTTTTTGATGGCAAGATTCCCCATCCGGTTCGGCGGCAGTTCGTTCCCCTGATCATCGACGATTGCAGCCTTCACACCAGGGAACGGCTTGCCCATGGACCCCGGCTTGACTTCGATGCTCGGGTAGTTGCAGATGAGCTGCCCGCCCGTTTCCGTCATCCACCACGTGTCATGGATACGAAGATTGAACACCTTCATCCCCCAGCGCACCACTTCCGGATTCAGGGGTTCCCCGACGCTCAGGATATGACGGAGGGAGCCAAGATCGAATTGCTTCACGATCTCATCCCCTGCCCCCATGAGCATGCGGAATGCAGTCGGGGCGCTGTACCATACGGTGACACCGTAGTCTTCAATCGTTTTATACCAATGCTCGGGTTTGAAGCGGCCACCGACGATGACATTCGAGGCGCCGGCGAGCCACGGACCGAAGATTCCGTACGATGTCCCTGTCACCCACCCGGGATCTGCGGTGCACCAGTACACATCTTCCTCCTGAAGGTCGAGGACCCATTTCGATGTCTGATAGTGCTGGAGCATGGCATTATGGACATGAAGCACGCCTTTCGGTTTCCCGGTTGAACCCGACGTATAGTGAAGGATCAATCCATCCTCCCTGTCCACCCACTCGACAGATAGCTTCTTCGAGGCATCCTTGAACTTCGCCATGAAGTCGATGTGCA from Rossellomorea marisflavi includes the following:
- a CDS encoding transglycosylase domain-containing protein; this translates as MNEKWKLFLDKIDPILKPFRSPTFQKRTRITYGVLWNLLLIIMVTAVLGFAFAGGVGAGYFASLVKDEPLRPYEEMKDDIYNYEETSQLYFADDVYLGKLRTDLEREEVKLKDVSVDLQHAVIATEDEYFEEHDGVVPKAIVRAVMQEFTNSSTQSGGSTLTQQLIKNQILTNEVSFERKAKEILLAMRLERFFDKEEILEAYLNMATLGRNSSGQNIAGVETAAEGIFGVKAKDLSLPQAAFIAGLPQAPFTYTPYTNRGELKEDLEAGLKRKNTVLFRMHREGYITKKQYDEAVAYDLKKDFIKKKKSPQEKYPWLMAELEERSIEILTEVLAEKDGYSKEDLENSDKLTKEYKIQADRKIRSGGYKIHSTINKKIYDQMQKTKDEYNMYGITKTKTVTNEETGKEETVEEPVQVGAIMIENKSGRIISFVGGRDFKLEQTNHATHSHRSNGSTMKPLLSYAPALEYGTISPGTPIPDVEFSAASGSGAAWSPKNYSFNEKGLYPARYALAESLNISAARNYINIYDRDPFNQFLMKMGFDSLTKRDNNLALTLGAASQGVTVEENVNAYTTFANGGKFVDAYMIEKIEDSDGKTVYEHKSKPVDVFSPQTAYLTLDMMRDTLDYSLGTGRYAKQFLNFSSDWAGKSGTSQDYHDSWFVASNPSITFGTWFGYDQPSPLKTPDSDAIYGHYGQRTIRLWARLLNDTRDLDPKLIDPDESFKEPDGIVRRSYCSISGMLPSEACSKAGLVKTDLFNAKYVPTKTDDSLVMSKYVVAGGKKYMALPETPDEFAEQGVILNPDFVKRIFGKVPGDASKLIPDGDARFKNVLVAENKLSDDGQAPGGVKASAGGSSVSWTSSGSSDVVGYRVYSSSGKKVASVKSGGSLSASVGNGSYYVVAVDVAGKESKPSNTVQIGSSKPKAKPTNAKPEEKKPEKPDEPKKPEETDDGQSDDSSDPPAEEKPDPPAEPDKPAEE
- the acsA gene encoding acetate--CoA ligase; this encodes MKVEALPVTKGDYNLADYDQAYESFDWKEVEKEFSWSETGRVNLAHEAIDRHAETHRKNKVALYYRDPERNEKYTFADMKKLSNQAANVLKNFGDVEKGDRVFIFMPRSPELYFSILGAIKLGAIVGPLFEAFMEGAVRDRLEDSGAKVLVTTPELLERVPVDQLPQLKHVFLIGDGVKEDAVHIDFMAKFKDASKKLSVEWVDREDGLILHYTSGSTGKPKGVLHVHNAMLQHYQTSKWVLDLQEEDVYWCTADPGWVTGTSYGIFGPWLAGASNVIVGGRFKPEHWYKTIEDYGVTVWYSAPTAFRMLMGAGDEIVKQFDLGSLRHILSVGEPLNPEVVRWGMKVFNLRIHDTWWMTETGGQLICNYPSIEVKPGSMGKPFPGVKAAIVDDQGNELPPNRMGNLAIKKGWPSMMRQIWNNPQKYDSYFMPGDWYVSGDSAYMDEEGYFWFQGRVDDVIMTSGERVGPFEVESKLVEHPAVAEAGVIGKPDPVRGEIIKAFIALRDGYEISDELKEEIRTFVKKGLAAHAAPREIEFRDKLPKTRSGKIMRRVLKAWELDLPTGDLSTMED